NNNNNNNNNNNNNNNNNNNNNNNNNNNNNNNNNNNNNNNNNNNNNNNNNNNNNNNNNNNNNNNNNNNNNNNNNNNNNNNNNNNNNNNNNNNNNNNNNNNNNNNNNNNNNNNNNNNNNNCTCTGCCCTCTAATGGTCCAACCCTCCATGTTCACCGCATCACTTACTCGAGCATGTCGCAAAACGCCAAGATAAGTGGTTCCAGTTGCTCATGTGATATCGATCAAACGTCCCTTCTCCGTCCAGTTATCAAACCAAAAGTGGCATTTCTGGCCGTCTCTAATGTCAATTCTGAGAAAATCATATACCTCATTCCTTAACTTTAGCAATTTCCTCTATATCCAGGAACCTTTGGAATCATCTCTAACATCCCAGAAAGAATCATACTTGAGTAGATAATGCGTTACCCAGCTCACCCAGAGAGACGACGATTGAGTGAATATTCGCCATATGAGCTTCATAGCAAATGCCTTGGCTGAATCCCGAAGCTTTCGAATCCCTAGTCCCCCCTCCTCCTTCGGAAAACAAAGATACTCCCAGCTCACCTTTGCCTTGTGAGTTTGTGTAAGCGATCCAGACCATAGAAAAGCGCTACACATACTCTCAATAGTGTCAAGACACTTGGCAGGTAAGATGAATGCAGAACTCCAAAAATTAACAGTACTAGAGATGACTGATTTAATAAGTTGTAATCTGCCTGCAAATGAGAGAGCTCTGTTAGACCAGCTAAGCATCCTCCCTCGAATCTTGTCTATCAGTGGCTCATAGTCATGACTAGTAAGAGATTTCGTAGTCAGTGGCATGCCCAAATAACGGATAGGCAACGTTCCAACTCCAATACTCAAAGCCGCTGCTGCGTCTAGAAGTGGATTCAGATTATTTCCGGAGGCATATAGTGAAGATTTAGCTACATTGATGCGCAAACCTGACATGCGTGCAAATCGGTTCATGACTCCAATGACTCCCAAGAGCGACTCTGGCGTGCCATTGGTGAAGACCAGTATGTCATCGGCAAAACTGAGATGCGTAAGCTGAACCCCCTGACACTGTGGGTGGTAGGTAAATTCGCCTGCCTCTGCTGCCTCATTCAAAAGTTTCGAAAGAACATTACTGAGAATGACATACAAGTATGGTGAGAGAGAACAACCTTGGCGTATTCCTCTGGCGCTTGTGAAGAAACCCTCCAGACTCCCATTAACTGACACCGAGAATGCAGCCGTAGAGATACACAACCTGATCCAATGAATGAATTGTGAGGGAAGCCCCATCGCTTGTAGAACCGAGATAATGAAGGACCATTTCACTGTGTCAAATGCCTTCGAAATATCAAATTTGATGGCACACTTCTCTTTCTTTCCATTCCTGTGATAACCATCCGCTAATTCCGAAGCTAGTAAGACGTTTTCCAGGAGAAGCCGCTCAGTAATAAACGCACACTGATTTCTCTCAACAGTATCCGGGAAAATAATCTTCAGCCTGTTAGAAAGAACTTTAGAGATCACCTTATATAATAGATTGCAGNNNNNNNNNNNNNNNNNNNNNNNNNNNNNNNNNNNNNNNNNNNNNNNNNNNNNNNNNNNNNNNNNNNNNNNNNNNNNNNNNNNNNNNNNNNNNNNNNNNNNNNNNNNNNNNNNNNNNNNNNNNNNNNNNNNNNNNNNNNNNNNNNNNNNNNNNNNNNNNNNNNNNNNNNNNNNNNNNNNNNNNNNNNNNNNNNNNNNNNNNNNNNNNNNNNNNNNNNNNNNNNNNNNNNNNNNNNNNNNNNNNNNNNNNNNNNNNNNNNNNNGAAGGGTGTGAAGAGCCTGTTGAATTTCAGTAGGTGTGACAGGCCCTACTAAAACAGCCGCTGCTTCCCTTGAGCATTTATACGTCAACAATGTCTGTAATGATGCCACTGAGACGTCTTCCGTTGTAGGATCCTGACTCTGTAGAAAGCTTTGAAAATGATTGACCGCCTCTCTTTTGATATTAGGAAGAGAAGTGAGGACTTCGCCTTGTGCATTGATAAGACTTCAGATAGTATTCTTGGCTACCCGATTTTGTACCATAGAGTGGAAGAACTTAGTATTTTGATCCCCAGCGCCCAGCCACCTTACACACGATTTCTGCTTATAAAACTTTTCTTCTATGCGAGCAAGCTTACTCCACTTCTCCTCTGCTGCAGCTGCTCGAGCAATGTTTGCTGGAGAGGGGTCAAGAAGTACTTGTTTTGCCAATCACAAAGTTCCTCATATGCCTGATTTGTGCGAACTGGGAGGTCGCCATAGTGAGTTTTATTAAGTGCTCGAAGAGGCTGCTTGAGGAGCTTTAACTTCTGATGGAATCGAGTCAGAGCTGTTCTGGAATGATTCAAAGCAGCCGAAGTGTCCCAAACGCGTTTGATAGTAGGAAGGAAATCGTTGTGTTCCGTCAAGTAGTTGAAGAAACGGAATGGTTTTCTTGCTTCGTTAGTGGTACCAGTAAGCCTTATCAGGCATCTCGCATGACCGGAAATGCCTCCTGCATCAAAGTGAGCACAAGATTGAGGATACCGAGTCAGCCATTCTTGATTAACCAGCGCTCTATCCAGTTTTTTGCCAATTGGGTCCCCTTCTCTTTTATTCCACCATGTAAACATGGCTCCTGTATACGGCAGATCCATCACTGAACAATCAGTTGTAGCTTCTTGAAAATGTTGCATACCTACTTGATCCGTACGATAGTCCAGAGCACGGGAATGTTCACTAGAAGCAAGTGTGACATTAAAATCTCCAAGTAAAATCCATGGAAGAGCCAGATGACCATATGCAGCTCGTGTACCCCGCAACTCCTCCCACAGCTGCACCCTCTCAGCGACAGTATTAAAAGCATATATAGCAGAGCAGATAAACTGCTCCCCTGTGCTTGGTATATGTATTGCACATGTGATGACTTGAGCACTCATATGCAGCTTCGTTACTACAACCTGATCACTCCAACAACCCCAAATCCTCCCCAAAGGATGGTAAGCATAATTCGTGAGAGAACTCCACTGCGGCAATGCCGCTAGCATACATCTTTGATGATTACCTTCCTGCACCCTCGTTTCAAGTAAACACCCGAACAAAGGCTTCTCAGCTTGAACCCAGGATCGAAGAGCAATATGCTTGCATGGCATGTTGAAACCACGCATATTCCATGCGTAGAAGGACGTCATATCTTCCTAACGGAAGATTTTTTGGATGTGCCTTGTTTACCCATATATAGCAAATCCTTAGTACGAATCACTTTACTACGGGAAGGTTTATGAGCTGAACCAGCTGCAAGTTTCTTGCCTCTTAGAGACGCCTGCGTCTGTTGccttttcttctcctcttctttacTTTCTAGAATCTCACCCTCTTCAGTCTCCTTTCCATA
This genomic window from Brassica oleracea var. oleracea cultivar TO1000 unplaced genomic scaffold, BOL UnpScaffold01711, whole genome shotgun sequence contains:
- the LOC106321466 gene encoding FACT complex subunit SPT16-like, which codes for ISEPTTEAFRANVAEGWALVHGKKQGKDLVEDEELVVSPSRFRPLQDIDEEEEEDNIDEYGKETEEGEILESKEEEKKRQQTQASLRGKKLAAGSAHKPSRSKVIRTKDLLYMGKQGTSKKSSVRKI